The DNA window CGGGCCGCAGATGACGATACCCCTGACCGGCGGGCGGCTCGTAATCCGGATCGAACCGATATGAGGCCATATCGGGCCCCAGGCCGCCGGAGGAATTGATGACGCCGACGGTCAAGCCCAGAAAGTGATAGATACGTCCCATCCAGGAGGCATCGCGGCGCGCCAGATAATCGTTGACGGTCACGACATGGACGCCCTTGCCGGGCAGTGCGTTGAGATAGGCGGCCAGGGTAGCGACCAGGGTCTTGCCCTCGCCGGTGCGCATCTCGGCGATCTTGCCGTCGTGCAAGACCATGCCGCCGACCATCTGCACGTCGAAATGACGCATCTGGAGCACGCGCTTGCCGGCCTCGCGGACCACGGCGAATGCCTCGGGGAGCAGGCTGTCGAGATCGGTGCCGGCGGCGAGCCGTTGACGGAATTCGGCGGTTTTCGCGGCAAGCGCCTGATCCGACAATTGCGCGATCCCGGGCTCCAGGGCGTTGATCCGCACCACGGATTTCATCAATGTCTTGACGAGCCGATCATTGCGGCTCCCGAAGATCTTTTTGAACAGTCGAGTAACCATCGGATGAATTTAAGACCTGCCGAATAAATCGGCGAATGATACCGGAATTCGATGACCGCAAGTGCGAACATCGACCTGCCTGACTCTACCTCGCAACCGGAATCAACCTGGAGAGCGGTCGGTGGTGCGTACCGGAGCGCCACCCAGCGTACTCCGGCCATTCAAATACGGCATGGGATTGACGACCTTGCCGTCTTTGTGTACCTCGAAGTGAACATGCGGACCCGTGGCCGTACCGGTTGCCCCGACCGAGGCGATCGACTGTCCCCGACGAACCCTCTGTCCTTCCTTGACCAGGTTCGCGGTATTGTGGGCATAACGGGTGAGCAGGCCATCCGGGTGACGGATGTCGACCACCCGCCCGTAGCCATTTCGACGCCCGCTGAAGGTGACGACACCATCCGCCACCGCAAGGATCGGCGTGCCCCGCGGACAGGCGATGTCAACTCCTTCGTGAAAGATACGGACCTTTTTGACGGGATGAATCCGGAAACCGAAGTTGGATGAAACATAACCGGTGCTTACCGGCCAGCTTGACGGAAGCGCGCGCGCGGTCAAATCCTTGTTCACGAGGACATCTTCGAGCACGTCGAGTTTGCGCTGACGATCCTGAATCATCCCGGCAACGCCGCTCAACTCGCTGGCGATTTCCTTGATCGTGTAATCGCGGACTGGCCCCAATTCCGGACCGCCCTGGGGGGGCGGGTTTGCAAAATCGAATTCCTCGGGATCGAGCCCGGACATTCCGACCAGCCTTTCTCCCAGCGCATTCAGCCTCAGCAACTCGGCCTGCATGTCGCCCAGACGAGAGGCGATTGCACCGACTGTCTGGCGCGCACGGGAAGGCGAAGACTCTGCTGTATTCGTCGGTGGAAATGCGGAGGCGAATGCCGGGGCGGATCGAGGAGGATCGGCGGAGGGAAGACGATTGGCGTATTGTCCGATCAACCATCCCAACCCAGCGCCCGCGCAGACAAAGGATAAAATAGCCAAAAGCACGACAACGGCCTGTCCGCGAGCGTTTTTTCTTCGATCGTGGTGGTACATCGTTTCTCTCTGCTTCAGGTCTTCAAGGAACAATGCTCGTCAATGGCTCGCCAATCGGCCAGTCAGATCACGTCTGCCGATGCGCGGCCGACACGAACACAACACCAATGAACATCACACTTTTTCATATCCGCGATCTGTTGCAAAACAACAGCTCCGCGCGCGATCTGCTCGAACGGCGAGCAAGGGAGATTGCGCTGCTTGAATACGTGCGCTCCCGATTGCCTGAACCGATGCAAGCGCACTGCCTGGATGTCGGTGTCGAGGGAACGCGGTTAACGCTCTATTTCGATTCCCCAGCCTGGACGACGCGCGCGCGCTTTCTGGCCGAGGACATCGTTCGCTCGTTAAAAACGCGGGAAATAACCGAAACCCACATTCAAGTCCGCCTGGCTCGCGACGAGACAAGCCGCCCACACCAACCCCGGATGCCGACGCCCAGACTGTCGAGCGGCACAATCAAGCATCTGCTCGAAGCAGCGGACACCATACAGGATCCGGACTTACGGCGCGCGCTGAAGAACCTCGCGAACAGACATGCGCCCCCGGGACATATCGAAGCAGACTAAACAGCCGCAATCGGCTGCGCGTAGCAGATCGGCGCTGTCGCCGAATCCTCGAAGACCACCTCCTCCCAGGCCGCTTCGTCGGCGACCAGCGCGCGCAACAGCGCGTTGTTCAGGGCATGCCCGGATTTGTGCGCGGTGAAGGCGCCGATCAGGGTGTGCCCAAGCAGATAGAGATCGCCAATGGCGTCGAGGATCTTGTGTTTGACGAACTCGTCCTCGAAACGCAACCCTTCCTCGTTCAGGACGCGATACTCATCCACCACGACTGCGTTATCCAGGCTACCGCCCAAGGCCAGGTTATGCTGACGCAACGCTTCGATCTCGCGCAAAAAACCGAAGGTTCGCGCGCGACTCACCTCGCGCACGAAGGACGAGGTGGAGAAATCCACCGTGGCGCGATTCGCGCGGGCGTTGAACGC is part of the Thiocystis violascens DSM 198 genome and encodes:
- a CDS encoding M23 family metallopeptidase; protein product: MYHHDRRKNARGQAVVVLLAILSFVCAGAGLGWLIGQYANRLPSADPPRSAPAFASAFPPTNTAESSPSRARQTVGAIASRLGDMQAELLRLNALGERLVGMSGLDPEEFDFANPPPQGGPELGPVRDYTIKEIASELSGVAGMIQDRQRKLDVLEDVLVNKDLTARALPSSWPVSTGYVSSNFGFRIHPVKKVRIFHEGVDIACPRGTPILAVADGVVTFSGRRNGYGRVVDIRHPDGLLTRYAHNTANLVKEGQRVRRGQSIASVGATGTATGPHVHFEVHKDGKVVNPMPYLNGRSTLGGAPVRTTDRSPG
- a CDS encoding DciA family protein — protein: MNITLFHIRDLLQNNSSARDLLERRAREIALLEYVRSRLPEPMQAHCLDVGVEGTRLTLYFDSPAWTTRARFLAEDIVRSLKTREITETHIQVRLARDETSRPHQPRMPTPRLSSGTIKHLLEAADTIQDPDLRRALKNLANRHAPPGHIEAD